From the genome of Biomphalaria glabrata chromosome 1, xgBioGlab47.1, whole genome shotgun sequence, one region includes:
- the LOC106052667 gene encoding SH3 domain-binding protein 2-like yields the protein MASAVYDPGVLGVRKPENCGCQELLAKQNLVHYGWLRKRCLRNKLQINFFNWPQLYVVLVECCLYYFKNELSKKPAGSISLYGYNRIIRASEIKIKEVPWAFKIEHIQPDVRSLYFAASSEAEMVSWMKMIKSEMLKANNISSGMSNFNMQQVSKSLSDTVSMASDFSWSSSDYNDLEEGIYKDAAGCQNRQSFYSDAVPIHQFEDEYIDDGEQSPSSQRDKDIAPALPKRPAFSKASAPVYSLQKTPIVSTKQKTDSYWPNVYFQGDKIKAAQIINSIGENGVYLVRKSEDDSNVLVFYSKTAPRKFKIIEKDNGQLTLSSSSGPSFQNVEDLLYHYYYNKLPGLEETLTTPYKLHPLYKEK from the exons ATGGCATCTGCTGTCTATGATCCAGGAGTACTTGGTGTCAGGAAACCTGAAAATTGTG GTTGTCAAGAGCTGTTGGCTAAACAAAATTTGGTTCATTATGGTTGGCTTCGGAAACGATGTTTAAGAAACAAGCTTCaaataaatttctttaatt GGCCACAGCTTTATGTGGTTTTAGTTGAATGCTgtctttattattttaaaaatgaactgTCTAAAAAACCTGCTGGATCAATTTCATTATATGGATACAACAG AATAATACGAgcaagtgaaataaaaataaaagaagtgcCATGGGCTTTTAAAATAGAACATATTCAACCTGATGTAAGATCACTTTACTTTGCTGCATCATCAGAAGCAGAGATGGTG tCATGGATGAAGATGATCAAAAGTGAAATGCTGAAGGCCAACAATATAAGTTCTGG taTGAGCAACTTTAACATGCAACAAGTCTCCAAATCCTTATCAGATACAGTTTCCATGGCTTCAGATTTTTCTTGGAGTTCTTCAGATTACAATGATTTAGAGGAAGGTATATACAAAGATGCTGCAGGATGTCAAAATCGGCAATCATTCTATTCCGATGCTGTACCCATACACCAATTTGAag ATGAGTATATTGATGATGGTGAACAGTCTCCATCTAGCCAGCGGGACAAAGATATAGCTCCGGCATTACCAAAGAGACCGGCTTTCAGCAAAG CTTCAGCACCAGTGTACAGTCTTCAAAAGACACCAATAGTTAGT ACAAAACAGAAAACTGATAGTTACTGGCcaaatgtttattttcaagGAGACAAAATCAAAGCAGCACA AATTATTAATTCCATTGGTGAAAATGGTGTTTACCTTGTTCGGAAAAGTGAAGATGACTCT AATGTGTTAGTGTTCTACTCAAAAACTGCTCCTAGGAAATTCAAAATCATTGAAAAG GACAATGGACAGCTAACATTATCCTCAAGTAGTGGACCGTCTTTTCAAAATGTAGAAGATCTTTTATATCACTATTATTATAACAAATTACCTGGGCTTGAAGAAACACTCACAACACCTTACAAGCTTCATCCACTTTATAAGGAGAAATAA